The proteins below are encoded in one region of Streptomyces cyanogenus:
- a CDS encoding serine hydrolase domain-containing protein, whose protein sequence is MAISLPGSVLRRRTGLAAVTLACLLTAAPAAAAQPARDAPRACGPHPALSRSVHHLVTHDRIAGAAVLVTGAAPDAPCARWTASDGVADLRTGRPMNTTDRLRVGSVTKTFTATVVLQLAAERRLSLDAPVERYLPGLIRAGGHDGRRITVRQLLQHTSGLPDYLDAPEWQHIERLRYRHFEPRRLIARALRLPRPEHTWHYATTNYLVAGLIVREVTGHGPEAEITRRIIAPLGLHDTYWPGDDPRIRGPHSHSYFTAGDGRRVDGTDWNTTFGGVGGALVSTPADLTRFTTALFTGRLLPAPQLAEMRRTVAADPDRLWPGARYGLGLISSPLSCGGTWWGHAGTVPGGHRALVATGPGGRTVAVALNEVPATLQAELDFLDVVDKALCEGTSTERTPA, encoded by the coding sequence ATGGCGATCTCCTTACCCGGTTCCGTACTCCGCCGGCGTACCGGCCTCGCGGCCGTCACCCTGGCCTGCCTGCTGACCGCCGCCCCGGCCGCCGCCGCGCAGCCCGCACGGGACGCGCCCCGCGCGTGCGGCCCGCACCCGGCGCTCAGCCGGTCCGTGCACCACCTGGTGACACACGACCGGATCGCCGGCGCCGCGGTCCTGGTCACCGGCGCCGCCCCGGACGCGCCCTGCGCCCGCTGGACGGCGAGCGACGGCGTGGCCGATCTGCGCACCGGCCGCCCCATGAACACCACTGACCGGCTGCGCGTCGGCAGCGTCACCAAGACCTTCACCGCGACCGTCGTCCTGCAGCTCGCCGCCGAGCGGCGGCTGTCCTTGGACGCGCCCGTCGAGCGCTACCTGCCGGGCCTGATCCGGGCGGGCGGACACGACGGCCGCCGGATCACCGTGCGGCAGCTCCTCCAGCACACCAGCGGACTGCCCGACTACCTCGACGCCCCCGAGTGGCAGCACATCGAACGGCTGCGGTACCGCCACTTCGAGCCGCGCCGCCTCATCGCCCGCGCCCTGCGGTTGCCACGCCCGGAGCACACCTGGCACTACGCGACCACGAACTACCTGGTCGCCGGGCTGATCGTGCGCGAAGTCACCGGGCACGGCCCGGAGGCGGAGATCACCCGCCGCATCATCGCGCCGCTGGGCCTGCACGACACCTACTGGCCGGGCGACGACCCGCGCATCCGGGGCCCGCACTCGCACAGCTACTTCACCGCCGGGGACGGCCGCCGGGTGGACGGCACCGACTGGAACACGACCTTCGGCGGAGTCGGCGGCGCCCTGGTGTCCACCCCGGCCGACCTGACCCGGTTCACCACCGCGCTGTTCACCGGTCGGCTGCTGCCCGCACCCCAACTCGCCGAGATGCGCCGCACGGTGGCCGCCGACCCCGACCGGCTCTGGCCCGGCGCCCGCTACGGCCTCGGCCTGATCTCCTCACCGCTGTCGTGCGGCGGCACCTGGTGGGGGCACGCCGGGACCGTGCCCGGCGGCCACCGCGCGCTGGTCGCCACCGGCCCCGGCGGGCGCACCGTCGCCGTCGCCCTGAACGAGGTGCCCGCCACCCTCCAGGCCGAACTGGACTTCCTCGACGTCGTCGACAAGGCCCTCTGCGAGGGCACGTCCACCGAAAGGACACCCGCATGA
- the uppS gene encoding polyprenyl diphosphate synthase has product MTVGEAAGGAVGRVPRHVACVMDGNGRWAARRSLPRTSGHRAAETTVIDVIEAARTAGVEWLSLYAFSTENWQRPSAEVDFLMRLVRRVVRKHAPLLHVRGIRCRFLGVADPRIPPALARDFADLMTLTGQNRGMTLTVAFDHGGRGDIVAAARSLIRSGVPAEAVDERSFAAHLPFPDTPDVDLVIRTSGEQRISNFMLWQVAYAEWMFPPVLWPDFRAPHFLECLHAYQQRDRRFGGVPPNANGERPA; this is encoded by the coding sequence ATGACGGTTGGGGAGGCCGCCGGCGGTGCCGTCGGGCGGGTGCCGCGGCACGTGGCCTGTGTGATGGACGGCAACGGGCGCTGGGCGGCGCGGCGGTCGTTGCCGCGTACGTCGGGTCACCGTGCGGCGGAGACGACGGTGATCGACGTCATCGAGGCGGCACGGACGGCCGGTGTGGAATGGCTGAGCCTGTACGCGTTCTCCACCGAGAACTGGCAGCGCCCGAGCGCCGAGGTCGACTTCCTGATGCGGCTGGTGCGCCGCGTCGTGCGCAAACACGCCCCGCTGCTGCACGTACGCGGGATCCGCTGCCGGTTCCTCGGCGTGGCGGATCCGCGCATTCCGCCGGCGCTGGCCCGGGACTTCGCCGATCTGATGACGCTGACCGGACAGAACCGGGGCATGACGCTGACCGTCGCGTTCGATCACGGCGGGCGCGGCGACATCGTGGCGGCGGCGCGGTCCCTGATCCGCAGCGGGGTGCCGGCCGAGGCCGTGGACGAGCGGAGCTTCGCCGCGCACCTGCCCTTTCCCGACACACCCGATGTGGACCTCGTCATCCGGACCTCCGGGGAGCAGCGCATCTCCAACTTCATGCTCTGGCAGGTCGCCTACGCGGAGTGGATGTTCCCGCCGGTCCTCTGGCCCGACTTCCGCGCGCCCCACTTCCTGGAGTGTCTGCACGCCTATCAGCAGCGCGACCGCCGCTTCGGTGGCGTGCCGCCGAACGCGAACGGAGAACGACCAGCGTGA